Proteins co-encoded in one Neovison vison isolate M4711 chromosome 9, ASM_NN_V1, whole genome shotgun sequence genomic window:
- the ENHO gene encoding adropin encodes MGAAISQGALIAIVCNGLVGFLLLLLWVILCWACHSRSADIDSLSESSPNSSPGPCPEKAPPPQKPSHEGSYLLQP; translated from the coding sequence ATGGGGGCAGCCATCTCCCAGGGGGCCCTCATTGCCATCGTCTGCAACGGCCTCGTAGGCTTCTTGCTGTTGCTGCTCTGGGTCATTCTCTGCTGGGCCTGCCATTCCCGCTCTGCGGACATCGACTCTCTCTCCGAATCCAGTCCCAACTCCAGCCCCGGCCCCTGTCCTGAGAAGGCACCCCCGCCCCAGAAGCCCAGCCATGAAGGCAGCTACCTGCTGCAGCCCTGA